The following are encoded together in the Callithrix jacchus isolate 240 chromosome 19, calJac240_pri, whole genome shotgun sequence genome:
- the YOD1 gene encoding ubiquitin thioesterase OTU1 codes for MFGPAKGRHFGVHPAPGCPGGDSQPAAGTKAGPEGVWPVGSRTDTMWRLRCKAKDGTHVLQGLSSRTRVWELQGQIAAITGIAPGGQRILVGYPPECLDLSNGDTILEDLPIQSGDMLIVEEDQTRPKSSPSLTKHGASSYVRETLPVLARTVVPADNSCLFTSVYYVVEGGVLNPACAPEMRRLIAQIVASDPDFYSEAILGKTNQEYCDWIKRDDTWGGAIEISILSKFYQCEICVVDTQTVRIDRFGEDAGYTKRVLLIYDGIHYDPLQRNFPDPDTPPLTIFSSNDDIVLVQALELADEARKRRQFTDVNRFTLRCMVCQKGLTGQAEAREHAKETGHTNFGEV; via the exons ATGTTTGGCCCCGCTAAAGGTCGCCATTTTGGAGTCCACCCGGCTCCTGGTTGTCCCGGCGGCGACTCTCAACCTGCTGCCGGGACCAAAGCTGGCCCCGAGGGTGTCTGGCCTGTGGGCAGCCGGACCGACACGATGTGGCGGCTCCGCTGCAAGGCCAAGGACGGCACCCATGTTTTGCAGGGGCTGTCCAGCCGGACCAGGGTGTGGGAACTCCAGGGCCAAATTGCCGCCATCACCGGGATCGCCCCCGGCGGTCAGCGAATCCTCGTCGGATACCCTCCCGAGTGCCTGGATCTCAGCAATGGGGATACCATTCTGGAGGACTTGCCCATCCAATCTG gtgaCATGCTGATCGTTGAAGAAGACCAAACCAGGCCCAAAAGTTCACCTTCACTTACTAAACATGGTGCTTCTAGTTACGTCAGGGAAACTTTGCCTGTGCTTGCCAGAACCGTGGTCCCAGCAGACAACTCTTGCCTCTTTACCAGTGTGTACTATGTCGTTGAAGGAGGAGTCTTGAATCCAGCTTGTGCTCCTGAGATGAGACGCCTCATAGCACAAATTGTAGCAAGTGATCCAGACTTCTATAGTGAGGCAATACTGGGAAAAACAAATCAAGAGTACTGTGACTGGATCAAAAGGGATGACACTTGGGGAGGAGCAATAGAGATATCGATTTTGTCCAAGTTTTACCAATGTGAAATATGTGTAGTGGATACACAGACAGTAAGAATTGATCGTTTTGGGGAAGATGCAGGATATACCAAAAGGGTTCTGCTTATTTATGACGGCATCCACTATGATCCACTTCAGCGGAACTTCCCCGATCCAGACACACCTCCTCTGACCATTTTCTCCTCTAATGATGATATCGTTCTCGTACAAGCACTGGAACTAGCAGATGAAGCTAGGAAAAGGAGACAGTTTACTGATGTCAACCGCTTCACCCTGAGATGCATGGTATGTCAGAAAGGATTAACTGGACAAGCAGAAGCAAGGGAACATGCCAAGGAGACAGGCCATACCAACTTTGGAGAAGTGTGA
- the PFKFB2 gene encoding 6-phosphofructo-2-kinase/fructose-2,6-bisphosphatase 2 isoform X4: protein MSGTSSSEQNKNSYESKPPNLRMSEKKCSWASYMTNSPTLIVMIGLPARGKTYVSKKLTRYLNWIGVPTKVFNLGVYRREAVKSYKSYDFFRHDNEEAMKIRKQCALVALEDVKAYLTEENGQIAVFDATNTTRERRDMILNFAEQNAFKVFFVESVCDDPDVIAANILEVKVSSPDYPERNRENVMEDFLKRIECYKVTYRPLDPDNYDKDLSFIKVINVGQRFLVNRVQDYIQSKIVYYLMNIHVQPRTIYLCRHGESEFNLLGKIGGDSGLSVRGKQFAQALRKFLEEQEITDLKVWTSQLKRTIQTAESLGVPYEQWKILNEIDAGVCEEMTYAEIEKQYPEEFALRDQEKYLYRYPGGESYQDLVQRLEPVIMELERQGNVLVISHQAVMRCLLAYFLDKGADELPYLRCPLHTIFKLTPVAYGCKVETIKLNVEAVNTHRDKPTAAETTLAVCRCPSAASLMLAC, encoded by the exons ATGTCTGGGACATCTTCCTCAGAACAGAATAAAAACAGCTATGAAAGCAAACCCCCAAATCTTCGAATGTCAGAGAAGAAATGTT cATGGGCCTCCTACATGACCAACTCCCCGACTCTCATCGTTATGATTGGTTTGCCAGCCCGGGGAAAAACCTACGTGTCCAAGAAACTAACACGCTACCTCAACTGGATTGGAGTGCCCACCAAAG TGTTTAATCTTGGGGTGTATCGGCGTGAAGCTGTCAAGTCCTATAAGTCCTACGACTTCTTTCGGCATGACAATGAGGAGGCCATGAAGATCCGCAA ACAGTGTGCTCTGGTGGCGCTGGAAGACGTTAAGGCGTATCTCACCGAGGAGAATGGTCAGATTGCG GTGTTTGACGCTACCAATACCACCCGGGAGAGGAGGGATATGATTTTGAATTTTGCTGAACAGAATGCCTTCAAG GTGTTCTTTGTGGAATCTGTCTGTGATGATCCTGATGTCATTGCTGCCAATATTCTG GAGGTTAAGGTGTCCAGCCCTGACTACCCTGAAAGGAACAGGGAGAACGTGATGGAGGACTTCCTGAAGAGAATTGAGTGCTACAAAGTTACCTACCGTCCCCTTGACCCAGACAACTATGACAA GGATCTTTCTTTCATCAAGGTGATAAATGTGGGCCAGCGATTTTTAGTCAACAGAGTCCAGGACTACATCCAGAGCAAGATAGTCTACTACCTCATGAATATCCATGTCCAGCCTCGCACCATTTACCTTTGCCGGCACGGAGAGAGCGAGTTCAATCTCTTGGGGAAGATTGGGGGCGACTCTGGCCTCTCGGTACGGGGAAAGCAG TTTGCCCAAGCTCTAAGGAAGTTTCTGGAGGAACAGGAGATAACAGACCTCAAAGTGTGGACAAGCCAGCTGAAGAGGACCATACAGACTGCTGAATCTCTTGGGGTGCCCTATGAGCAGTGGAAGATTCTGAATGAGATTGATGCT GGCGTGTGTGAAGAGATGACCTATGCGGAGATTGAGAAGCAGTACCCAGAAGAGTTTGCACTTCGAGATCAAGAGAAGTATCTGTATCGATATCCTGGTGGGGAG TCATACCAGGACCTGGTGCAGCGGCTGGAGCCTGTCATCATGGAGCTAGAACGTCAGGGCAATGTCCtcgtcatctcccaccaggctgTCATGCGCTGCCTTCTGGCCTACTTCTTGGATAAGGGCGCAG ATGAGCTACCATACTTGAGATGCCCTCTCCATACCATCTTCAAACTTACTCCTGTGGCCTACG gGTGCAAAGTGGAAACAATTAAGCTTAACGTGGAGGCCGTGAACACACACCGCGACAAGCCAACT GCAGCAGAGACCACACTGGCTGTGTGCAGATGCCCCTCCGCAGCGTCCCTCATGCTGGCTTGCTGA
- the PFKFB2 gene encoding 6-phosphofructo-2-kinase/fructose-2,6-bisphosphatase 2 isoform X1 has protein sequence MSGTSSSEQNKNSYESKPPNLRMSEKKCSWASYMTNSPTLIVMIGLPARGKTYVSKKLTRYLNWIGVPTKVFNLGVYRREAVKSYKSYDFFRHDNEEAMKIRKQCALVALEDVKAYLTEENGQIAVFDATNTTRERRDMILNFAEQNAFKVFFVESVCDDPDVIAANILEVKVSSPDYPERNRENVMEDFLKRIECYKVTYRPLDPDNYDKDLSFIKVINVGQRFLVNRVQDYIQSKIVYYLMNIHVQPRTIYLCRHGESEFNLLGKIGGDSGLSVRGKQFAQALRKFLEEQEITDLKVWTSQLKRTIQTAESLGVPYEQWKILNEIDAGVCEEMTYAEIEKQYPEEFALRDQEKYLYRYPGGESYQDLVQRLEPVIMELERQGNVLVISHQAVMRCLLAYFLDKGADELPYLRCPLHTIFKLTPVAYGCKVETIKLNVEAVNTHRDKPTNNFPKNQTPVRMRRNSFTPLSSSNTIRRPRNYSVGSRPLKPLSPLRALDMQEGAD, from the exons ATGTCTGGGACATCTTCCTCAGAACAGAATAAAAACAGCTATGAAAGCAAACCCCCAAATCTTCGAATGTCAGAGAAGAAATGTT cATGGGCCTCCTACATGACCAACTCCCCGACTCTCATCGTTATGATTGGTTTGCCAGCCCGGGGAAAAACCTACGTGTCCAAGAAACTAACACGCTACCTCAACTGGATTGGAGTGCCCACCAAAG TGTTTAATCTTGGGGTGTATCGGCGTGAAGCTGTCAAGTCCTATAAGTCCTACGACTTCTTTCGGCATGACAATGAGGAGGCCATGAAGATCCGCAA ACAGTGTGCTCTGGTGGCGCTGGAAGACGTTAAGGCGTATCTCACCGAGGAGAATGGTCAGATTGCG GTGTTTGACGCTACCAATACCACCCGGGAGAGGAGGGATATGATTTTGAATTTTGCTGAACAGAATGCCTTCAAG GTGTTCTTTGTGGAATCTGTCTGTGATGATCCTGATGTCATTGCTGCCAATATTCTG GAGGTTAAGGTGTCCAGCCCTGACTACCCTGAAAGGAACAGGGAGAACGTGATGGAGGACTTCCTGAAGAGAATTGAGTGCTACAAAGTTACCTACCGTCCCCTTGACCCAGACAACTATGACAA GGATCTTTCTTTCATCAAGGTGATAAATGTGGGCCAGCGATTTTTAGTCAACAGAGTCCAGGACTACATCCAGAGCAAGATAGTCTACTACCTCATGAATATCCATGTCCAGCCTCGCACCATTTACCTTTGCCGGCACGGAGAGAGCGAGTTCAATCTCTTGGGGAAGATTGGGGGCGACTCTGGCCTCTCGGTACGGGGAAAGCAG TTTGCCCAAGCTCTAAGGAAGTTTCTGGAGGAACAGGAGATAACAGACCTCAAAGTGTGGACAAGCCAGCTGAAGAGGACCATACAGACTGCTGAATCTCTTGGGGTGCCCTATGAGCAGTGGAAGATTCTGAATGAGATTGATGCT GGCGTGTGTGAAGAGATGACCTATGCGGAGATTGAGAAGCAGTACCCAGAAGAGTTTGCACTTCGAGATCAAGAGAAGTATCTGTATCGATATCCTGGTGGGGAG TCATACCAGGACCTGGTGCAGCGGCTGGAGCCTGTCATCATGGAGCTAGAACGTCAGGGCAATGTCCtcgtcatctcccaccaggctgTCATGCGCTGCCTTCTGGCCTACTTCTTGGATAAGGGCGCAG ATGAGCTACCATACTTGAGATGCCCTCTCCATACCATCTTCAAACTTACTCCTGTGGCCTACG gGTGCAAAGTGGAAACAATTAAGCTTAACGTGGAGGCCGTGAACACACACCGCGACAAGCCAACT AACAACTTCCCCAAGAACCAAACCCCTGTAAGGATGAGAAGGAACAGCTTTACGCCTCTGTCCAGTTCGAATACAATAAGGCGTCCAAGAAATTACAGTGTTGGGAGCCGGCCCCTCAAGCCCCTCAGCCCTCTCCGTGCCCTGGACATGCAAGAAGGGGCCGACTAG
- the PFKFB2 gene encoding 6-phosphofructo-2-kinase/fructose-2,6-bisphosphatase 2 isoform X3, with the protein MSGTSSSEQNKNSYESKPPNLRMSEKKCSWASYMTNSPTLIVMIGLPARGKTYVSKKLTRYLNWIGVPTKVFNLGVYRREAVKSYKSYDFFRHDNEEAMKIRKQCALVALEDVKAYLTEENGQIAVFDATNTTRERRDMILNFAEQNAFKVFFVESVCDDPDVIAANILEVKVSSPDYPERNRENVMEDFLKRIECYKVTYRPLDPDNYDKDLSFIKVINVGQRFLVNRVQDYIQSKIVYYLMNIHVQPRTIYLCRHGESEFNLLGKIGGDSGLSVRGKQFAQALRKFLEEQEITDLKVWTSQLKRTIQTAESLGVPYEQWKILNEIDAGVCEEMTYAEIEKQYPEEFALRDQEKYLYRYPGGESYQDLVQRLEPVIMELERQGNVLVISHQAVMRCLLAYFLDKGADELPYLRCPLHTIFKLTPVAYGCKVETIKLNVEAVNTHRDKPTPGPARASPGYRTSTEYSGACKCT; encoded by the exons ATGTCTGGGACATCTTCCTCAGAACAGAATAAAAACAGCTATGAAAGCAAACCCCCAAATCTTCGAATGTCAGAGAAGAAATGTT cATGGGCCTCCTACATGACCAACTCCCCGACTCTCATCGTTATGATTGGTTTGCCAGCCCGGGGAAAAACCTACGTGTCCAAGAAACTAACACGCTACCTCAACTGGATTGGAGTGCCCACCAAAG TGTTTAATCTTGGGGTGTATCGGCGTGAAGCTGTCAAGTCCTATAAGTCCTACGACTTCTTTCGGCATGACAATGAGGAGGCCATGAAGATCCGCAA ACAGTGTGCTCTGGTGGCGCTGGAAGACGTTAAGGCGTATCTCACCGAGGAGAATGGTCAGATTGCG GTGTTTGACGCTACCAATACCACCCGGGAGAGGAGGGATATGATTTTGAATTTTGCTGAACAGAATGCCTTCAAG GTGTTCTTTGTGGAATCTGTCTGTGATGATCCTGATGTCATTGCTGCCAATATTCTG GAGGTTAAGGTGTCCAGCCCTGACTACCCTGAAAGGAACAGGGAGAACGTGATGGAGGACTTCCTGAAGAGAATTGAGTGCTACAAAGTTACCTACCGTCCCCTTGACCCAGACAACTATGACAA GGATCTTTCTTTCATCAAGGTGATAAATGTGGGCCAGCGATTTTTAGTCAACAGAGTCCAGGACTACATCCAGAGCAAGATAGTCTACTACCTCATGAATATCCATGTCCAGCCTCGCACCATTTACCTTTGCCGGCACGGAGAGAGCGAGTTCAATCTCTTGGGGAAGATTGGGGGCGACTCTGGCCTCTCGGTACGGGGAAAGCAG TTTGCCCAAGCTCTAAGGAAGTTTCTGGAGGAACAGGAGATAACAGACCTCAAAGTGTGGACAAGCCAGCTGAAGAGGACCATACAGACTGCTGAATCTCTTGGGGTGCCCTATGAGCAGTGGAAGATTCTGAATGAGATTGATGCT GGCGTGTGTGAAGAGATGACCTATGCGGAGATTGAGAAGCAGTACCCAGAAGAGTTTGCACTTCGAGATCAAGAGAAGTATCTGTATCGATATCCTGGTGGGGAG TCATACCAGGACCTGGTGCAGCGGCTGGAGCCTGTCATCATGGAGCTAGAACGTCAGGGCAATGTCCtcgtcatctcccaccaggctgTCATGCGCTGCCTTCTGGCCTACTTCTTGGATAAGGGCGCAG ATGAGCTACCATACTTGAGATGCCCTCTCCATACCATCTTCAAACTTACTCCTGTGGCCTACG gGTGCAAAGTGGAAACAATTAAGCTTAACGTGGAGGCCGTGAACACACACCGCGACAAGCCAACT ccAGGTCCTGCAAGGGCCAGCCCAGGCTACAGAACATCCACAGAATACTCTGGAGCTTGCAAGTGTACATAG
- the PFKFB2 gene encoding 6-phosphofructo-2-kinase/fructose-2,6-bisphosphatase 2 isoform X2, whose product MSGTSSSEQNKNSYESKPPNLRMSEKKCSWASYMTNSPTLIVMIGLPARGKTYVSKKLTRYLNWIGVPTKVFNLGVYRREAVKSYKSYDFFRHDNEEAMKIRKQCALVALEDVKAYLTEENGQIAVFDATNTTRERRDMILNFAEQNAFKVFFVESVCDDPDVIAANILEVKVSSPDYPERNRENVMEDFLKRIECYKVTYRPLDPDNYDKDLSFIKVINVGQRFLVNRVQDYIQSKIVYYLMNIHVQPRTIYLCRHGESEFNLLGKIGGDSGLSVRGKQFAQALRKFLEEQEITDLKVWTSQLKRTIQTAESLGVPYEQWKILNEIDAGVCEEMTYAEIEKQYPEEFALRDQEKYLYRYPGGESYQDLVQRLEPVIMELERQGNVLVISHQAVMRCLLAYFLDKGADELPYLRCPLHTIFKLTPVAYGCKVETIKLNVEAVNTHRDKPTVLQGPAQATEHPQNTLELASVHRAAETTLAVCRCPSAASLMLAC is encoded by the exons ATGTCTGGGACATCTTCCTCAGAACAGAATAAAAACAGCTATGAAAGCAAACCCCCAAATCTTCGAATGTCAGAGAAGAAATGTT cATGGGCCTCCTACATGACCAACTCCCCGACTCTCATCGTTATGATTGGTTTGCCAGCCCGGGGAAAAACCTACGTGTCCAAGAAACTAACACGCTACCTCAACTGGATTGGAGTGCCCACCAAAG TGTTTAATCTTGGGGTGTATCGGCGTGAAGCTGTCAAGTCCTATAAGTCCTACGACTTCTTTCGGCATGACAATGAGGAGGCCATGAAGATCCGCAA ACAGTGTGCTCTGGTGGCGCTGGAAGACGTTAAGGCGTATCTCACCGAGGAGAATGGTCAGATTGCG GTGTTTGACGCTACCAATACCACCCGGGAGAGGAGGGATATGATTTTGAATTTTGCTGAACAGAATGCCTTCAAG GTGTTCTTTGTGGAATCTGTCTGTGATGATCCTGATGTCATTGCTGCCAATATTCTG GAGGTTAAGGTGTCCAGCCCTGACTACCCTGAAAGGAACAGGGAGAACGTGATGGAGGACTTCCTGAAGAGAATTGAGTGCTACAAAGTTACCTACCGTCCCCTTGACCCAGACAACTATGACAA GGATCTTTCTTTCATCAAGGTGATAAATGTGGGCCAGCGATTTTTAGTCAACAGAGTCCAGGACTACATCCAGAGCAAGATAGTCTACTACCTCATGAATATCCATGTCCAGCCTCGCACCATTTACCTTTGCCGGCACGGAGAGAGCGAGTTCAATCTCTTGGGGAAGATTGGGGGCGACTCTGGCCTCTCGGTACGGGGAAAGCAG TTTGCCCAAGCTCTAAGGAAGTTTCTGGAGGAACAGGAGATAACAGACCTCAAAGTGTGGACAAGCCAGCTGAAGAGGACCATACAGACTGCTGAATCTCTTGGGGTGCCCTATGAGCAGTGGAAGATTCTGAATGAGATTGATGCT GGCGTGTGTGAAGAGATGACCTATGCGGAGATTGAGAAGCAGTACCCAGAAGAGTTTGCACTTCGAGATCAAGAGAAGTATCTGTATCGATATCCTGGTGGGGAG TCATACCAGGACCTGGTGCAGCGGCTGGAGCCTGTCATCATGGAGCTAGAACGTCAGGGCAATGTCCtcgtcatctcccaccaggctgTCATGCGCTGCCTTCTGGCCTACTTCTTGGATAAGGGCGCAG ATGAGCTACCATACTTGAGATGCCCTCTCCATACCATCTTCAAACTTACTCCTGTGGCCTACG gGTGCAAAGTGGAAACAATTAAGCTTAACGTGGAGGCCGTGAACACACACCGCGACAAGCCAACT GTCCTGCAAGGGCCAGCCCAGGCTACAGAACATCCACAGAATACTCTGGAGCTTGCAAGTGTACATAGG GCAGCAGAGACCACACTGGCTGTGTGCAGATGCCCCTCCGCAGCGTCCCTCATGCTGGCTTGCTGA